One Catharus ustulatus isolate bCatUst1 chromosome 16, bCatUst1.pri.v2, whole genome shotgun sequence genomic window, TGGGACAGGCGGTGCTGGGCACTCACCCCTTGGctgggtggctgcagcaggactcTGAGTCTTCCTTGTCTTGGCTCACTCTGGAGCACTGCAGACTCCCAAGGGACAGGAACCCCTTGGCTGCCCCTGCTCACCATTCtgggcaggatgggctggggggtcctggctccagcccctcctcgcagcagcctgcagcctctgtcactgcagctctgctcctggacACTCACTCCCACCTGAAGTCCTGCCCCACTGTTTCATAGAATTTGATATTATAAGGTCTATAAAAGTCCCGAAGCTGCTCGATCACCTCGGGGTCTATCTGCACGTGAGTCCTGCCCTTGGACTTGCCCAGGCAGCGGGGCAAGCCGCTGCTCTCTGACTTCTTCAGGCACGGAAAGCCTTTTGTCTTGTTGAAGTAGAAGTGCTTGTCTGTGATAACCCGTTTGATGCCCAGGAAATCCTGCACTTTGCCCATCTCCCCCGCAGGGTCTGTGATCAGCTTCTCCCCGCTGACAAAGTGGATCTGGGAGAGGGGGAAGtactgcagccagctctgcaggtgcacGGCGTACATCCCGATGCGGATGGCGTTCCAGGACGTGTCCACCAACCCCAGGCTGCGGTTGCGGAAGGTCAGCCCCTCGAAGGTGGGGATGTCTGGCTTCTTGGAGAGGGTCTGTGTGTAGTCAGAGATGGCCCTGGTGACCGGGTTCCGCACCACCACGATCAGCTTGGTGTCCCGGGACATGTTGAAGATGCGCCGCGGGGCCTCCTTGGTGACAAAGTAGCTGGGGGTCTTCTCCACCGTGATCTGGCTGTCCAGGGTCCGGGGCATCAGGCTCCTGCAGGCAAGCACAGGGTGATGgtgaaggaggagctgggacaggaacCAGGAGGTGGAGACGAGTGCCCTCCCCgtgggacagagcaggcacagacccctcagcagctgtgcaggaccTTGGCCACGGTGACTGCCAGGGCCGTGCCAGTGGcaggggacagcctgggcagAGGGTGGGGGCACTGGCAGCCCCACACTCAGGAGCAAGCGTGTGTCCTGTGCCAGGATGCAGGAatgtgctggctgtgccacaCCAGCACCACAAGGAGCCTTGGGGAGCAATgggctgtgccactgccagtgggagctggagctgcccagggatgtgggCTTGTTCCCACCAGGGTATCACCCACCCCACcaggccctgagcagccccaggagctccaAATGGGCTCCTGGGTACACACATCTGCTTCTGGCattgggagctgggctgcaggccAGGCAAGGAGCACCGGACTGGGGGAaatgcagcatccctgcagcacagcttaGCACTAATTAAATCATTTGCTTTGACATCTGAACATCCAAATCAAATAAAAACTAATGGGATGGAAAGATTTATAAATTGGTCTTGTATTACTAGAGTAAACTATCAAATCCACTGCAGTCAGATTCATGGCATTGGAggtcccctggctggagcaggcagggagcaggtaAGGGAATGCCTGGCTGGGGTGGAAGGGAGTTCTGGCAGCCAGGATGAGGCCAGCACCCTTCTGCTGCATCCACACCTTAGCAGTGCCCtgtggcaccagcagctgccGTGGtgtgagcaggcacagcccaaaTTCAGCTCCCTGTGAGCCCCCACAGCACACccaggcactgcctgcctgcctgggccCGCAGTGCTGCttgtccctgcacagggacCTGGCCCTGGTGATGCCACCCTGACTGCCCCAGCCACTTCCAGGCCAGCAGCAACCATGGAGACCAAACAcaccatccatccctgcagccattCCTGAACCATCCCTCCTTACAGGCATCCCTGAaccatccctccctgcagccattcctgaaccatccctccctgcagccattCCTGAACCATCCCTCTCTCAGCCATTCCTGAaccatccctccctgcagccatccctgaaccatccctccctgcagccattcctgctcccatccctctcTGCAGCCATCCCACAGGAGAGCACAAGGCACTGAGTTATCTGTGCAccaaacccagcagagctgccagggccaTGCCAGCACCACAGCACGAGGAATTCCAGTGCAGTGCCCAGGACCTGGCACCTCCAGCACCCCTAAAACAAGCCCAtggccagcagcactgggctgatGAGAGACCTGGCTGGGaggagatgcagcagcagctcatgaCACCCTGTGTGACAAGAGGACAGAGAGGGATGCAGGAcatgggagcagtgctggcaatGCCGAGGGCACCGTCCCACACACTCTTGACCAGCTTCCTAATTTGAGAGAAAGCAAACTAATTAGTCAGCATAAACTAGCAGGGCTGGTTCACTGAGGTACCTGAGCGTGGATGGCTCTTAATTGGCctttcccactgctctgcttcAAACCCCATAAATCCCGATTACGATCCCCATTGGTTAATGACTGTCAGGAAGTGCTAATTCAGTGCAGGCACATGGCTCTATCTCCACATCACAAACAAGTTTCATCATAAATCAGCTCAGGACAGCTCTGTAAGTGATCCACTATTACAATATATTGTGGAGAATCATAAAACTGCTGTTTCATTAATGGCTCATCCTCAAGCCTGTTAGACTTTCATTACGTGAGTTATTAGGTCCATgcattcaaaatacaaaattacagGTTCTAATTCATtatgaaaaacacaaaacctctGCATAGTAAATTACTGAAATGAGACAAgagttggttttctttttaaatggacTCCCAGTGTTTGCTGCTCTTGAGCAACAGAGACTGCTGAGACAACAAAACACAGCACGGGCAGATAAATAAATCACCAGTGAAGCCATGCAAGGGGGAGAGATGTCATCCAGGCATTCATTTTCCCGCTAACAGCAggatccccagggctgcaggagcagggaaatgcaTGGCAAACTTAATTACACCagactttaaaataatatttttggaCTTGTGCATTGGCAGGGTTATTTGCATACAAATAGCATGTCACACAGCTTTAGGGCCGGCTGGCAGGTGGAGGTGTGGAGGTTCTTGGTGCTGGCCCACAGTGCCACAGCTGCATGGCCAGggctcagccaggagctgctcctgctgctccacgGACACATCCTGCGCTCCATGGACCTGTCCTGTGCcccgctgctgtccccagctgcccttGGCTCTGTCTGCTGGCATGTGCtgagccagctgctgccagcatggGGACACGGAGGGGGGAGGACGGCTGGGGCACtgcacactgctctgctgcagggacagcattAATTCCTCCTGAATTAGAGATTACTTTCACTAGAGCTGCCCAATTCCTAAAGCCCTTTAGTGCCATTTGGTACGGGCATGAACACTCCCTTCAGCCCAGATTCAGAGGTCGTGTTTGCCCACGTtggtgacatggggacacacgtggggacagcccaggggagctgctgtgccctgctgtgccctggggcccccagagccagcagagcccccacaaacccagcaccccagagctgctgggcagcagcaacacagagcctggcctggctgtggcagcatGAAGGCAGCCCTGAAGGGGTTAACTCCTCCCCAGCACCTTTCCGAGCCCtgaattattaattttgttatAATCTGCCTTTGGGCACCCTGCAGCCCCTACAACACTCCCACATTAAAGAAACATGCGCTCCCTCACTGCCCGCGCCGCTTTGATGTCGAACACGCGTGAAACACTCCCAGGGAGGCACGGTACAAAACCTCACCACGGTACCAAACCAAAACCTCACCACGGTACAGAACCTCACCACGGTACCAAACCTCACCAGggtacaaaaccaaaacctcacCACAGTACAAAACCTCACCACggtacaaaaccaaaacctcacCATGGTACCAAACCTCACCAGGGTACAGAACCTCACCACggtacaaaaccaaaacctcacCATGGTACCAAACCTCACCACGGTACAGAACCTCACCACggtacaaaaccaaaacctcacCATGGTACAAAACCTCACCACGGTACCAAACCTCACCACGGTACCAAACCTCACCACGGTACAGAACCAAAACCTCACCAGGGTACAAAACCTCACCACggtacaaaaccaaaacctcacCATGGTACCAAACCTCACCACggtacaaaaccaaaacctcacCACGGTACCAAACCTCACCACACAGCTGAGACTCTGCACATCAGACGGGAGGGCAGTGCCCCAGAATCCCATGCCAGCCCCggggcagccctgcctgctgtgggcaggggttGCTGTGTGCCATCCTGCTCCATCTGCTCAGCACCATAAAAACAAACTGCTGGATTTGGCAGAGTCCCCAGTGCCAGCGCCTGTGGTGGCAGCTCTGCGCTCCCCTGACGCCACCAGCACAGAGGGTGAcagggctgtgagtgctggGACATGAGCACGGGGAGCACTGgggccagctctgctctcagcaggactgtgctgtgccgtgccgtgctgtgccatgccgtgctgtgccgtgccaaggctgcacacacagctggcagcaccatcagctcctgcctggcacccctgctcagcagagtggcagtgctgggtgaaaGTTCCAGCAAAGCAGCTTCTGGTAGCTTTGGGAAGTTTAAACAAAACTGGTTAAACGTGAGAAACTGAGGTGTGGGGACAATAAAAAGCTGAGAGACAGCGCAGGGGCCATGCAGGACACAGCCATGCCCTGGTGgcggctgcagcccctggctggcacagctggcacagctggcacagctggcccagagtgggctcagccctgcccacagGACAGGCTGGCTgcaccccaggctgcaggaccacaccagggcacagctaCAGACAccagccatggccctgctgccaccaccccacGCTACAGCAGCCAGGATTTAATGATGGAGCAGCTCCCTTTAATAAATGTTTATGTTCAAAGAATTTACACCAGTGCTTGCAGAGAGCTAATGAGGGACATTTCCATGCATAAAAGCAGAGCGAACACAGTAATTAACTTTGTTGCTGATTCATTTTTAATCATTTAAATGCTCCAGAGATTTGCAGTGTCCTTTAAGTCAAGAGTTTCCTTTCCAAAGGGCACAGTGCCACTGCCCTTCACACTGTGGCCAGGGCCGGGTCCCACCACGGACACCCAGGGCCAGGGATCCTTTCCCCACCAGACTCACAAGCCCATGGCGTGCCAGGCCACCAGCTGAATTTGGTGCTTCCAAAGCAAAGGTGAGAACAATCTGCAGCATTTACAAACAAGGACAAGGAACTGAGCTAGGATTCCTTAACTCCAAAGGCTGGGCACCCATGAGCTCATGAGCTCCTCTGAGAGGGAAGCTCTCCTGGCCCCAGTGAGGGGCTGGCAGCGCTGGTCCATGCTggggcaggacagcagctctgtcatGACAGTGGCTCTGTCACGACAGCAGCACTCTCAGGACAGCAGCACTCTCAGGACAGCAGCACTCTCAGCTCTGTCAGGACAGCGGCTCTGCTGTccgggcagggcagtgcccagggctcgCTGCCCTCCAAGGACACTGCCCACGCACCAGGCTCTGCCAGGGGCTCCACGCCCAttccccagagccagggctctCTCTGAACTCCAGGAAATTTCAAAGCATCCTTGAAGCTGctgccttcctctcctctcGCTAATTAACTTTACCCATAGCACTGTCAGTAAAGCCCGCAAACATGTGCCGGGCAAAGCCTAATGGGCTCCCATTTGTGTGCGCGCCAGCCCGGCCATTAGCCGGGAGCAATTAGCGTCAATTAGCGTCTGCAGGGGAGCGGCTCTGCCGGCTCCTGGCTTGCTTGTCCTCCCGCAGgccaggggacacgggggggacacgggggggacacgggggggacacggccacactcccagccagggcagcccctgctccagccttcCCTGCGCTGCTCACCGCCCGGAGCATCCCAAACCCGGGGactccagcagtgcccaggaccTGCTGGGGAAGCCAAGCTGGGCCCAGGGCCGCCCCTGGGATCAGGGGGTGCAGGCAGGTGGG contains:
- the HS3ST2 gene encoding heparan sulfate glucosamine 3-O-sulfotransferase 2 → MARRAPSGRAPAVAPAPSRRLAGRVLVLFTLSLSCSYLCYSLLCCCGSPAAPRARCPPARAAAAAKKLLQQPRACGRAPPAPPAGSAPGPARPGTKRLPRAIVVGVKKGGTRAVLEFIRVHPEVRALGTEPHFFDRNYHRGLEWYRSLMPRTLDSQITVEKTPSYFVTKEAPRRIFNMSRDTKLIVVVRNPVTRAISDYTQTLSKKPDIPTFEGLTFRNRSLGLVDTSWNAIRIGMYAVHLQSWLQYFPLSQIHFVSGEKLITDPAGEMGKVQDFLGIKRVITDKHFYFNKTKGFPCLKKSESSGLPRCLGKSKGRTHVQIDPEVIEQLRDFYRPYNIKFYETVGQDFRWE